From the genome of Desulfuromonas acetoxidans DSM 684:
TAAAAGGCCATTTTATGACCGGTTCAAATTTTCAATTTTAAGTGTCCAAATTTTGCGTTTTAAGTGTCCGCGTACATGAACCTAGATCAACCGACAATGAGTCTGTTTCCGTTATGCTTAACGAATTCGGCTTGCCTCCCTTTAGCTCGGCAAATCGTGCAACTCATCATTTTTGACATAAAACAGTTGATAACTGTCTAAAGCCGCGATCTATATCTTTTGTCGCACCAACCTAACGGGTGGGACGGTGCCCACCCTTCAGCGAGTTATCTTGCAACCAAGCTCTGCCATTCAGCAGCGCCGAGAGCAATCAATGAACGTCAGAGCGATGAGCATACAGAAAATTCTCAATTGAAATTTAGCCGCCCTACTTTTCTTGTTGCGCAGTGATCAACTCCCGCGCAATCACCAACCGTTGAATCTCAGCCGTTCCTTCACCGATATCACACAATTTGGCATCGCGGTAAAACCGCTCAACACAACTGTTTTTCAGGTAACCGTAACCGCCTTGCAATTGAACAGCGCGCTCAGCGCTCTTGACCGCCATCTCCCCGGCAAACAGTTTGGCTTTTGCCGCAGCGGTTCCGCAGGTTTGTCCGTCGTCACACAACTGGGCGGCTCGCGCCGTCAGCAGCCAAGCCGCATCATAATGGGTGGCCATATCGGCCATGGGCCACTGCACCGCCTGAAACGTGTTGATCGGCGTGCCGAACTGCTGTCGGCGTGCTGTATGACGCTGCGATTCCTCCAGACAACCGCGCATAATGCCACAGGCCAGGGCGGCAATCGTCACCCGACCATGGTCGAGCAGACTAAACGCGGCTGAAAGTGCCCGGTGTTCCTCACCCAGGAGTTGCTCTTCGGCGAGCTGCACCTGATCAAAATGGACTGCCGTGGTATTGGAGCTGCGACAGCCCAATTTCTCTAGAGGGGCGGACGGCGTTACTCCCGGTGTATCACGCTCCACCAGATAAGCGCTGATCGCAGACTTCTTATGCTCGCCACTGCGTGCCATGACCACGTAAAGCCCGGCCACCGATCCCTGAGTGACAAACATTTTACGACCATTAAGCTGCCAGCCGTCCCCGTTTCGCTGGGCACGGGTCTTAATGGAGACCGCATCACTGCCACTGCCCGCTTCAGCCAATGCCCAGGCCCCAAGAGGCTCACCTTTAGCCAGGCCAGGAAGATAGCGGTTTTTCTGGGCTTCAGAGCCAAAACGTTGCACATGATCGCACACCAGACTATGTGCAGCCAGAGTCAAAGCCATGCCGGCATCGTAACGCGCCACCCCTTCAATAATCAGTGCCATCTCCAGGAGAGACTTCCCCAAACCGCCCCATTGCTTATCAACACAGATCCCCAGCAAACCATGTTCGGCTAAGGCGTGAACATGCTCCATGGGAAAGCGATTTTCCCGATCCCACTCGGCGGCATAGGGCTTCACATGGGCCACCGCCAGTTGGCGGATTTTATCGATCAGCGGATGATGTTGTGTTGCATTCAGAGTTTTAATCATCACGATTCCTGCTCCTGCAAAAGTTGCGTCACACGCTCAAAAAAGGTCTCATCCAAGGCACGAGGCTGTTTATCCGGCCCCACGATCAGATGGCGGCTGCTGCCCTGAACAATCACTTCTTCATCACGTAAAATCCGGTACGAAAATTCAATCAACCGTTTTTTCAGGCGCTGCAACGAGGTTTCAACGATCAACCGATCTTCATAAAACGCCGGTGCCAGATAGCGTAGCGACAGATCTGCCACCACCACAAAATATCCCATCTTTTCCCACGTACTGTATGGGGTACCAATCTGACGAAGAAAGTCAGAACGTCCCTCTTCAAACCAGATGGGATAGGTGGCATGGTGAACAACACCCTGAGCATCGGTTTCAGCATAACGGACAATGACTTGACTGCTCTTTGCAACCA
Proteins encoded in this window:
- a CDS encoding acyl-CoA dehydrogenase family protein, translated to MIKTLNATQHHPLIDKIRQLAVAHVKPYAAEWDRENRFPMEHVHALAEHGLLGICVDKQWGGLGKSLLEMALIIEGVARYDAGMALTLAAHSLVCDHVQRFGSEAQKNRYLPGLAKGEPLGAWALAEAGSGSDAVSIKTRAQRNGDGWQLNGRKMFVTQGSVAGLYVVMARSGEHKKSAISAYLVERDTPGVTPSAPLEKLGCRSSNTTAVHFDQVQLAEEQLLGEEHRALSAAFSLLDHGRVTIAALACGIMRGCLEESQRHTARRQQFGTPINTFQAVQWPMADMATHYDAAWLLTARAAQLCDDGQTCGTAAAKAKLFAGEMAVKSAERAVQLQGGYGYLKNSCVERFYRDAKLCDIGEGTAEIQRLVIARELITAQQEK
- a CDS encoding acyl-CoA thioesterase; this translates as MEPAQEEFNVVAKSSQVIVRYAETDAQGVVHHATYPIWFEEGRSDFLRQIGTPYSTWEKMGYFVVVADLSLRYLAPAFYEDRLIVETSLQRLKKRLIEFSYRILRDEEVIVQGSSRHLIVGPDKQPRALDETFFERVTQLLQEQES